CTACGTTCTGCGGCGCAGGCTCCTAGAAAAGCTCTGCATCGGTCAGCGGCCACCAGCGGAGCTGCACCTTTCCGACGATGTACTTCTTCGGAACCTGACCCCACGTGCGGCTGTCCGAGCTGCTCTTGCGGTGGTCGCCCATGACGAAGTAGTAGGCGTCCTGCACGACCTCGGGCCCATAGTCCTCCCGGCTCCGGAACTCGGGCGGAATGGCGACGGGGAAGAGGACCTCGTTCACGTAGACTTGGCCGTCCTCGATGCGCACGGTATCCCCCGCCTCGGCGATGATCCGCTTGACGAACGACTTGTCGGGATCCACGGGGTAGTAGTGCATCACGATGTCGCCCGGCTGCGGGTCCTCGAAGAACTTGTAGATGGCCTTGTTGACGATGAGGCGATCCTGGTCCTCGAGCGTAGGCTGCATGCTCTTGCCCTCGACCCGCGCGACCTGGAACCCGAAGGTGACGATGAGCGTGGCGTAGACGGCCGCCGATGCCAACGTCTTGAGCCACGCGACCAGTTCCTCGCCGGCGCGGACGAGGAACGCTTCGTAGCGTGGGCGCCGCGTCTGCGCCGCCGTGACGTCCGGGTCCTGCCGGATCAGGCCCTCGACCGAGTCGCCGGGTTCTAGAGGCTGAGGTACTCCCGCAACCGCTTGGTCTGCGACCGGCTGACCGGTATCTCCGTTCCCCTGGGGTCCTTCATCTTCAGAATGTAGTTCCGGCTGAACCACGGGACTATCTCCTTGATCTTGTGGATGTTCACCACGTGCGACCGGTGGACGCGCCAGAAGACGTCCGGGTCGAGATGCGACTGCAGCTCGTCCAGCGTCCGGCAGCTCGCGGCGCCGTTCAGTGTACCGGTCACGACGGTGATGACGTCGTCCACCAGCGATGCGAACACGATGTCCTGCGGCTGCACGAGCACGAGCCGCTCGCCTGCCTTCACGGCGATGGGCTCCCGCCGCCCGCGGCGCTGCGCGACCAGGTCCGCGATCCGTTCGAGCTCGTCGGCCCGCAACCCCGGGCGTCCCTCCCCGGGCTGCCTTGCCGGGGACACCAGTTCCCGTACCCGCGTGATCGTGCGGGCGAGGCGCGCAGGCTCGACCGGCTTCAGCAGGTAGTCGACGGCGTTCACCTCGAACGCCTCTATCGCATGCTGATCGTATGCGGTCACGAAGACCACGCGCGGGGTGTCGTCCCGATCCACCAGCTCGCGCGCCACTTCGAAACCGGTGCGGCCGGGCATCTGGACGTCGAGCAGCACGAGATCCGGGTGCAGCGTGTCGATGACCTCGAGAGCCCGCAGGCCGTCTCCCGCCTGCCCGACGATCTCCACGTCCTCGAGCTGCTCGAGCTGGAAGCAGAGCTCGTTTCGCGCGAGCCGTTCGTCGTCGACCACGACCGTCCGTATGCTCATCTCAGGCGGACACCCTTCGCGGTGCGGTCGATGCCGGGATCTCGATGCGCGCGCACGTTCCCTCCCCCGGCGTGCTCTCCAGCCGCAACGGATAGTTCTCGCCGTATATGACGCGCAACCGCTCGTCGACGTTGCGCAGGCCGATCC
The Acidobacteriota bacterium DNA segment above includes these coding regions:
- a CDS encoding response regulator transcription factor, which translates into the protein MSIRTVVVDDERLARNELCFQLEQLEDVEIVGQAGDGLRALEVIDTLHPDLVLLDVQMPGRTGFEVARELVDRDDTPRVVFVTAYDQHAIEAFEVNAVDYLLKPVEPARLARTITRVRELVSPARQPGEGRPGLRADELERIADLVAQRRGRREPIAVKAGERLVLVQPQDIVFASLVDDVITVVTGTLNGAASCRTLDELQSHLDPDVFWRVHRSHVVNIHKIKEIVPWFSRNYILKMKDPRGTEIPVSRSQTKRLREYLSL
- the lepB gene encoding signal peptidase I produces the protein MVQPELHSEDEGPQGNGDTGQPVADQAVAGVPQPLEPGDSVEGLIRQDPDVTAAQTRRPRYEAFLVRAGEELVAWLKTLASAAVYATLIVTFGFQVARVEGKSMQPTLEDQDRLIVNKAIYKFFEDPQPGDIVMHYYPVDPDKSFVKRIIAEAGDTVRIEDGQVYVNEVLFPVAIPPEFRSREDYGPEVVQDAYYFVMGDHRKSSSDSRTWGQVPKKYIVGKVQLRWWPLTDAELF